From Nitratidesulfovibrio vulgaris str. Hildenborough, a single genomic window includes:
- the rpmE gene encoding 50S ribosomal protein L31 gives MKDNIHPTVYKATMNCACGYQAEVLSTKGENVHVEICSNCHPFYTGKQRLIDTAGRIDRFRKKYAKFGEEK, from the coding sequence ATGAAGGACAATATCCATCCTACCGTCTACAAGGCCACCATGAACTGCGCCTGTGGCTATCAGGCCGAAGTGCTTTCCACCAAGGGCGAGAACGTCCACGTGGAAATCTGCTCCAACTGCCACCCCTTCTACACCGGCAAGCAGCGCCTCATCGACACCGCTGGCCGCATCGACCGCTTCCGCAAGAAGTACGCCAAGTTTGGCGAAGAGAAATAG
- the prmC gene encoding peptide chain release factor N(5)-glutamine methyltransferase — MNPASTSHATLQGLLRHARQRLEAAEVDAPRLSAEIILCHALSLRRIDIMLTPDRIVEEADCILFSELVARRATGEPLAYIVGEKEFFGRDFAVNPSTLIPRPETEHLIETALESLRSGPARFVDAGTGSGCIAVTLCAERADLSGLALDMSAPALATASHNARRHGVAQRLAFVRGDFTTSLLRSGSLDLYASNPPYISEAEYTGLSREVRDFEPRSALVPGDTGLEHAAAIIAEATRVLRPHGILLMEFGCMQGADMASLFTPYSTLWEMVEVRRDLAGLDRFIFARRNLLQP, encoded by the coding sequence ATGAATCCTGCCTCCACGTCCCACGCCACCCTGCAAGGCCTACTACGGCATGCCCGCCAGCGACTTGAAGCGGCAGAGGTCGACGCGCCGCGTCTTTCAGCCGAAATCATCCTTTGCCACGCCCTTTCGCTGCGCCGCATCGACATCATGCTGACCCCCGACCGTATCGTCGAAGAGGCAGATTGCATCCTTTTCTCCGAACTCGTGGCCCGCCGCGCCACCGGAGAACCTCTGGCCTACATCGTGGGAGAGAAAGAATTCTTCGGACGCGATTTCGCCGTCAATCCGTCAACTCTCATTCCCAGACCGGAGACCGAACACCTCATCGAAACAGCCCTCGAATCCCTCCGGTCGGGCCCGGCCCGTTTCGTCGACGCGGGCACCGGCAGCGGTTGCATTGCCGTGACCCTCTGCGCCGAACGCGCCGACCTGTCCGGCCTTGCACTGGACATGAGCGCCCCGGCACTTGCCACTGCAAGCCACAATGCCCGCCGGCACGGTGTGGCACAGCGGCTTGCCTTCGTACGCGGCGACTTCACCACCTCCCTGTTGCGTAGCGGTAGCCTCGACCTCTATGCGAGCAATCCCCCCTACATCAGTGAAGCGGAATACACAGGCCTGTCCCGTGAAGTGCGCGACTTCGAACCACGGTCGGCACTTGTTCCGGGTGACACCGGACTCGAACACGCGGCCGCCATCATCGCCGAGGCCACAAGGGTTCTCAGGCCACACGGTATTCTGCTCATGGAATTCGGGTGCATGCAGGGTGCCGACATGGCGTCGCTCTTCACCCCCTATTCCACCCTGTGGGAGATGGTTGAAGTCAGACGCGACCTCGCCGGACTCGACCGTTTCATCTTCGCACGCCGCAACCTTCTCCAGCCGTGA
- a CDS encoding DUF1385 domain-containing protein: protein MIDHRPTSWSRLCTALTSGASCTIGGQAVMEGVMMRNGDRLAIAMRRPDGEIVAESRPWFSLTRSAWLKRPFVRGFPILVETLVNGIKALNRSAEQAVEGETGEELKPWQLAATLAVSVAMALGLFVVVPHLFSIGMKLLGLGGDVEGLSFHMWDGFFKFAVFIGYIVAISFVPDIRRVFQYHGAEHKVIRAFEAAGDVTPDTAMHHSRLHPRCGTTFLLFVLSISIILHAVLVPLLMLVWTPSGAFAKHGVTVLFKLLLMIPISALAYETIRYAARLGEGLTGTLLRAPGMLLQKLTTGEPDREQLEVAIVALREALGDDAPQSVRAPAYRHLE from the coding sequence GTGATTGACCACCGGCCCACCTCCTGGTCTCGCCTCTGCACGGCGCTGACCTCGGGCGCTTCCTGCACCATCGGCGGACAGGCCGTCATGGAAGGCGTCATGATGCGTAACGGCGACAGGCTCGCCATCGCCATGCGTCGTCCCGACGGAGAAATCGTGGCCGAGAGCCGTCCGTGGTTCTCACTGACGCGCAGCGCATGGCTGAAACGCCCGTTCGTGCGCGGCTTCCCCATTCTTGTCGAGACGCTGGTCAACGGCATCAAGGCCCTCAACCGTTCGGCCGAACAGGCCGTCGAGGGCGAGACGGGTGAAGAGCTCAAACCATGGCAACTCGCAGCCACACTGGCTGTCTCCGTGGCCATGGCCCTCGGGCTCTTTGTCGTCGTGCCGCACCTGTTCTCCATCGGCATGAAGCTGCTGGGACTGGGCGGCGACGTCGAAGGACTCTCGTTCCACATGTGGGACGGCTTCTTCAAGTTCGCCGTGTTCATCGGTTACATCGTGGCCATCTCGTTCGTGCCGGACATCCGCCGTGTCTTCCAGTACCACGGGGCCGAGCACAAGGTCATCCGCGCCTTCGAAGCCGCGGGCGACGTGACCCCCGACACGGCCATGCACCACAGCCGCCTGCACCCGCGCTGCGGCACGACATTCCTGCTCTTCGTGCTCTCGATTTCCATCATCCTGCACGCAGTGCTGGTGCCGCTGCTCATGCTCGTATGGACGCCTTCCGGGGCCTTTGCCAAGCACGGTGTCACCGTGCTGTTCAAGCTGCTGCTCATGATTCCCATCAGCGCCCTCGCCTACGAGACCATCCGCTATGCGGCCCGTCTCGGCGAAGGACTGACCGGAACCCTGCTGCGCGCCCCCGGCATGCTCCTTCAGAAGCTCACCACCGGAGAACCCGACCGCGAGCAGCTTGAAGTGGCCATCGTCGCCCTGCGCGAAGCGCTCGGAGACGACGCCCCGCAGTCGGTTCGTGCACCGGCCTACCGCCATCTGGAGTAA
- the prfA gene encoding peptide chain release factor 1, producing the protein MFAKLENLELKFEDLEQQLSSAEVFNDQDRYRKLTKAHADLKQVVDAFRRYKEMKQNLADNKELLGDSDHEIRAMAHEEIKAIEAALPDIEQELKILLLPRDPMDDKNILLEIRAGTGGEEASLFAADLFRMYTRYAEIMGWKVEVLSASDSDTGGYKEIIALIAGDKVYSRLKYESGTHRVQRVPATEAQGRIHTSAATVAVMPEAEEVDVDIRPDDLRIDVYRASGAGGQHVNKTESAVRITHLPTGIVVACQDEKSQHKNKAKAMKVLISRVLQAEQERAHSVIADARRALVGSGDRSERIRTYNYPQSRITDHRINLTLYSLDKVMEGELAPLVDALVTHAQTEALKAQADAS; encoded by the coding sequence ATGTTCGCCAAGCTCGAAAATCTCGAGCTCAAGTTCGAGGACCTCGAACAGCAGCTCAGTTCCGCCGAGGTCTTCAACGACCAGGACCGCTATCGCAAGCTCACCAAGGCGCACGCCGACCTCAAGCAGGTCGTCGACGCGTTCCGTCGTTACAAGGAGATGAAGCAGAACCTTGCCGACAACAAGGAGCTCCTCGGCGACAGCGACCACGAAATCCGCGCCATGGCCCATGAGGAGATCAAGGCCATCGAAGCCGCCCTGCCCGACATCGAGCAGGAATTGAAGATCCTGCTGCTGCCGCGCGACCCCATGGACGACAAGAACATCCTCCTCGAAATCCGTGCCGGCACGGGTGGAGAAGAGGCTTCGCTGTTCGCCGCCGACCTGTTCCGCATGTACACCCGCTATGCCGAAATCATGGGCTGGAAGGTCGAAGTGCTGAGCGCCAGCGATTCGGACACGGGCGGCTACAAGGAAATCATCGCCCTCATCGCCGGTGACAAGGTCTACAGCCGCCTCAAGTACGAGTCGGGTACGCACCGGGTGCAGCGCGTGCCCGCCACCGAGGCGCAGGGGCGCATCCACACCTCCGCAGCCACCGTTGCGGTCATGCCCGAAGCGGAGGAAGTGGACGTGGACATCCGCCCCGACGACCTCCGCATCGACGTCTACCGTGCCTCCGGCGCAGGCGGGCAGCACGTCAACAAGACCGAGTCGGCCGTGCGCATCACGCACCTCCCCACCGGTATCGTCGTCGCCTGCCAGGACGAGAAATCGCAGCACAAGAACAAGGCCAAGGCCATGAAGGTGCTCATCTCGCGCGTCCTGCAGGCCGAACAGGAGCGCGCCCACAGCGTCATCGCCGACGCCCGCCGCGCCCTTGTGGGGTCGGGCGACCGTTCTGAACGCATCCGCACCTACAACTATCCGCAGTCGCGCATCACCGACCATCGCATCAACCTCACCCTGTACTCGCTGGACAAGGTGATGGAAGGCGAACTGGCACCGCTGGTTGACGCCCTTGTCACCCACGCGCAGACCGAAGCCCTCAAGGCACAGGCCGACGCCAGCTAG